Sequence from the Dehalococcoidia bacterium genome:
TAGTATTTCGAGGTACGGAGTCTTTAGTTGCTGACGCGGATGTGACTTTCGCTATTCTGGACTCAAAAACTAAACAAGCTCTTCCTCTCAAAGAAAGTCTCTATACTTTTTTTGATAAGCTGGCTGAGTCAAAAGACATTGCCGAGAAATAGGTCACATGAAAGGAGCAGGAGGAAGTTCAACAAAAGCGATTCCCTCCGCACTGATTGCTCCTTGCGGAACGAACTGCCGCCTCTGCCGGGCCTACACCAGAGATAAAAAAGCATGCCCCGGTTGCCGGGGTGACGACAGTCTCAAATCAAAGTCCTGCGTCACGTGCCGGATCAAGAACTGCGAGAAAATAGCGAGCGGTCGAGCCAGATACTGCTTCAGTTGCGACAGCTTTCCTTGCGCCAGGCTGAATCACCTGGACAAACGTTACCGAAGCAAGTATGGCATGAGTATGATTGACAATCTCAGCACATAGAGAAGTCCGGCATCAGGTCCTTCATCAGAAACGAAAAAGAGAAGTGGCCCTGCCCGGAATGCGGTGA
This genomic interval carries:
- a CDS encoding DUF3795 domain-containing protein, producing MKGAGGSSTKAIPSALIAPCGTNCRLCRAYTRDKKACPGCRGDDSLKSKSCVTCRIKNCEKIASGRARYCFSCDSFPCARLNHLDKRYRSKYGMSMIDNLST